ACCTGCACCTTCACATAAAGCTTAGAGGAGGAGTCCCTAACACAACGTTCACTATTAATCtaaataaacagattctgcatggGAATATGTGGAGTCTGGAGGCCAGGGACATGATTTTGGACGAATCGTGTCTGAGCAGGTTTGGTTGCCCGCCGGTAATTCATCGTCCGACGACAGGCGATGGACTCCGAGATTGCGCTCGTATTTACTTACGTGCTGCTCAAACACTAATGAATAAGCTTTATATTCAAGCTTTTATAGAAACCAGTGGCTGTTGGTATAAAAAGAGATAACTTAAGCAAATTCTTCACTGGAGCCACttattgaatatgaaataataattttatactAAAATACGCGCAGGGAAAATGCTTTAATGCTTCTTTGAAACTGCAGACAGAGGCGTTAGAGGGAAGGAGCCATGTAGAAACAGGGAGAGGATTTAGGAGAGTTCTGAACAGGACTTGGCCCAAAGTGAGTCATCGATTATTCAGGGGGTTTTCCGAGTGCGTTGGAGAACAGTGCATCTCTGGCACTACACTTTATGATCCTCCGGTTTGCAGCTAAAGTGGTACAgcagagtgaaaacatttcCAAAGTCTGAATAAAGGAGGGGTTTAGAAATCTCTAAACTCCCTCTTTTAGTCATTTCCTTTCGTGCATCAGTCTTCGGGGTCGGACATATTTTGGGCAGGGCACTCACTCCGTCGTCTCCCCCGGGGCCGTGCGCGTATCCGAGTGGCGCCTCCTTGATTGGCCATGTGTTGTTGTGGATTCGGGGATCTTGCCTTTGACGgaaagggatgaagaggagacacaCTCCGAGGCATTTCCTCTGCCTCCGCCACCCTGCGTTTGTTGTCCAGGAAGTGGTTCTCCGTGCTCGGGCTTGACCTCTGTAGTCCCACTGCTCCTGTGGCTGTTGTTCTTTATGCCTGactgcctctgctctgtttctctttctatttcctccctcttttctttttaccctCTAATCACTCCCTTCCAACGGCCTTTCTCACGTTGTTGTTTATCTATTATATCTGTTGCTTATCTAATATCCTTGAGCTCACTTCCTATCCGTCACTTCCTGGCCTGTGAAGGCGTAGAACGTTTGGTATGTGATATATTTTATCAATGCTTTTAatctcattttctcctctgaaaCCTTTTGCTCCACCCATATCAGTTTCATAGCATCTCTTGCTTTACCTTTATTCTCTAAtgtctttcctccctccctccctctcctctcttctcttgcAGGTGGGTGGAGCTGCCGTTTTGGGTGTCGGGGTCTGGACACTGGTGGAGAAGAGCGACTACCTGAGCCTGCTGGCCTCCAGCACTTTTGCCGTGTCTGCGTATATCCTCATCCTGGCTGGCAGCCTGGTGGTGGTCACGGGCTTCTTGGGCTGTTGTGCTGTCGTCAGGGAACAGAGGAGCTGTCTGTCCACGGTgagacagcagagacacacctgGAATACAATACTGCGTGTATATTATGAAGAAATGTGAATTTTAACAGTGAGAAGAGTAAATTCTCTTTTttctgatgcattttcaaacgtTTTTTTATGCTAATTTGCTTGTAGAAAAGTTAACATTTTAAGATATTTCATTGAAAGGAGTGTAGTTTCCTCGGAGAAGTCCTAAGTGCAGGTCGAGGTTTTCCAATAATTGCATCGAAATGCCTCCGATGCTGCCAAAAAAGCCGGGCATTGACGACTGCAAATCTATGCACAGTTCAGATACCACTTCcttaaagtatattagtttcacccagataaaactaTAACTTTCTTTTCCCAGAAATCACTACTTCTTCGCCGCTCTAAAAATAAACTtcttatttgtctttctttatcaGAATTGATTTCCGATAGTGTAGCATTTAGCCATAGTCACCTCATCACATCCACACAGGGATTTTTTATGTGCTGGTATCCGATCGGTACTCGGTATTGGACAATACATAAAGTCCAGGTATCTGCAAGTTGTATCAGAATACACACAGTGGTTTACAAAAAGTCTGAATCGACTTTCTGAGATGATCCTGGAGCATCCAGCATCTTCATATTCTGCACTGCATGTCAGGACAGATGGGGAAAAAGCCTCTCGGGTAactcaatattaaaaaaatgcgGACTgtcccatttttttttaaatagatcaaCAAACCCCCGCTCGAGGACTGAAGGGGTCTCATTGTTACACAGACTGAAACATGTATGAGCACATTTGTTTTAGTACAGAAATGTTGATGATTCTTTCTGCTGCACATGGAAATGCTCCTCGCTGTGTCTCACGTGGGCAACAATGCTGACGGTTTGTCCTCTCACATTTTCATGTCCACACTCCGACGGCACACGCTCTCCTTGGCCTAAGTTCTGTCGCTGGATGCTGACAAATGGCTCCGACGGGGCCCTTATACTGTCCTCTTTATTTTACTGAGGCCGGGGCCCAATGGGAGAGACGCGGGCGGGAGGTTAACGTTCGCTGCCGCAAGACTATTTATAGTAATGTTGATGGATCGAGCAATATGAGGGAGAACTGGGTTTGCGGGAGGGGAAGAAGTGGATGTGTTGAGAATTCGGAGTCGGTGGCGCATTTTGGTTGAATATCAACTTTTATTAATGTGGCTATTTACAGATTAGTTTGGTGGAGATTAACGATTGACGCCAGCGCccgcgcgcgtgtgtgtgtttgtgtgtagaagTGGTGAAACATTTTGTGTGGGCAGCCGACACAgaattttttaaaatcttgtaaCCAGGAGATGGAGCacagtgtctctgtttgtctctgtgtgataaCTGTTAAAATAGAAGATTAACTTAAGTGTAGTCAAATTTATTGCTCCCatgctgtgcgtgtgtgtgctttttcCGTGCGTGCAcgcgtgagtgtgtgagtgtgtggtagGTAGCAGCATCTGTCGTGGTCCTGATGCTGCTGTCAAACCCGCTCTGCGACACCTGCACCTAATgacttgtatgtgtgtgtgtgtttgcgttgtGTGGCCCGTGTTTGTGTGAGGTCTATGTCCCATTGTCTGAACAAAGAAAAGTGTGTGCATTGTGTGaggctgtgtccaaaatcacccactcattcactaCCACCTACGCACTATGTAGTGATGTCATTGGACACTActctgcacattttcttttactttagcATCAAGCCTTTTAGGTAAAAAGCAAACTGAACGAGCATGTTTACaagtagaaataaacttgtttgctgcagtttaTGATGCTCTGCTCTCATTACATATTTTAACGCCACAGCTCACAGATTTCTCTCATGCATgccataaaaaaaatacaaactacGCCAACGGAAATACTTGGGACGTAAATCTGTCGTCATCCTCACGATTATTCCGATATTTTCGATGGAGAACAAGAAGGAGTAGAATCggcagaaaggagagaaggctgAGACGTGCcgccttctctcctctctgccatttttcttcctgtcaatGCTTCGAGCGCAATGCACAGTCACAGCTCTCTAAATCTGCAGGTGATTTATCCGATACACACTTTGCTTTTCAGTTTATACAATAGTACTTTTCATCATTGAGGATGAAGCTCACAATtagaacctcctgctgctgagATATTGACTTTTAGCTGTTTAATTACACTCATCTGATGCCTGATGTTTCTTTATAATCCTCATTTTCCTGAAGAATACAATTGAATATTTGCGCAGTGGTGATTTGTTAATAATTAAACCAGcgttattagttttttttgccaACGTGCTGCTTTGAAGTTAACTGTGACACATATTGGATGTTGTCTCAAACGGCTTGGGGGAGCTCCTGTAAAGACACCTCCGAGAAATCTGAAGCTGTCATTCTGCTCCCCGCTCGTCTCCTTTTCGCGCGGCCCCGCCATCTGTTTTCCGACGCGACAGATGCGGCACAATGACAGTTGATGGAGGTTTTTATTGAGACGTCGCGAGTGTGAGCCACTAACTCCGATGAGTTGGCACCGGGCGACAACTGTGCTGAAGTCAGACGTCTGGGTGAATTGAAGTCCTGTGTGGAATTTATTGActcttttgtctctgtgtgtcctttGTCTCCACAGTACTTCTTCTGCCTGCTGTTTATCTTCCTGATTGAACTGGTGGCTGGAGTACTGGCCTATGTTTACTACCAGAGGGTAAGTGGTTACCTGCGTATTAGTGGAGTGGTGATGATCTAAACTGCCAAAGCATGTTCAGTATGTTCCTCTCCTGGATTACCAGCCTCTTCACACTGCGTTGGAATATTTGAATTCTTCACTTAAAGCAGTTGCCAGGCAGGAACTCCAGACTTCAgttaatgtttatttcttgTCTTGCCTAATATGGGCCCTTCGAGATTTCAgtgcttttcagttttgttttactttccaACCCACGTGAAAAGGTTTCCCAGAGGCCTTTGTTCTGTCTCGTAGGACCCGGGTGACGACTCCGGGAGAATCTACACTAGGTCTTTTTAGCTTCGCTCTTTTTATGCTGTGAGAGTTGTGTTCCGTGTCTGGAGTttatctacacacacatctttaGAGTTGTGTGTCTCATTGGTTTTCCTGTGAATGTATGTGACCAGTTTGAGTTTGGTACACGTCTTCAAAAACGGGTTAAAGCTTGGTTTTTGAGGTTGAGTTAGTTTCAGATTTAGGGGAAACGTTGGAGTGAGGCATTATTTCTCCGCTTCTGAGGCAGAtagagacatgaaataaaaacttttcaTGGCAtaaaatcattgttttttttcccctaaaCTTGGCGAACATTTAACAAAAATCAATAAAGCGGGAAAACTCCAAGAGATCCCcccccattcctcctcctcttcctccttctcctcaaaCATTGCATTGTATTTGGTACGTTCCATATAGCGACCCCCCAAtcttctctgtctcacacactgtttctcgccgtctcctctctgttcctctcctccagctgagcGAGGAACTGAAGCAGCATCTCAACCAGACGATGTCGGAGAACTACGCCCAGCCAGGGAGGGAGGCCGTCACGTTAGCTGTGGACCGACTACAACAGGATGTATGGACTATGTTTAATGAAGTTTATCTCAGATTATATGttgcacaataaaaacacagtcataaaagaacaaaaacacccATTACAATGATAAAAACTGCAATATGTTAAAAATAGGTTTTAAGTTTTGATTTTAAGGAAGCAACGGACTCAGCCCTTTTTTCTCCAGAGCCAGAGGATCTCAAAGTGCGAGCAGGGTTGTAAGAGGATTTAAGTTGCAAGAATTCTTATACTGATTTAAAAACGGCCTCAGTTATTGAGAAGAGTTGATTTGTGCTTTTCTCCTTCACTATGTGACATAATCAAACCCTTCGCCCTCTTCTGTCTGACTCTCCAGTTCAAGTGCTGTGGCAGCAACAACTCCCACGACTGGATGGCGAGCGCGTACATTTCGTCGAGGCTCGCAGAGGGGAGGGTTGTGCCCGACAGCTGCTGCAAGACCATCACCCCTCTCTGTGGCCAGAGAGACCACCCGTCCAACATCTACAAGGTGGAGGTCAGTGCGGGAAAGGAACGGCTAAATCATGACTCTTCAATTACATCACGTTGCATTTATGTAATTTTctattgattgattgttttttgtaGAATAAAGAAGATATTTCTCTTATCTGTATTTTCCCTTTCATCCTTTCGCTCTGCAGGGAGGATGCATCACTAAGCTGGAGCAGTTTCTGGCCGACCACCTGTTGGTCATCGGTGCCGTGGGAATCGGAGTGGCCTGTCTGCAGGTAAGTGAAATATGATAATGGAGTTTGAACCTGTATTAATGctccattaaacacacaaacacacaactctggACAGAAGCGTAGCTGCTTTCAGTCGTACTGCTTTCTAGTCTGCATGCACAGTTGGAGACCTTGTTATTTAAATGGAGAGGAAAATGGACTCGTCCAACATCAGCCCAACAGCAAAACAGCTCTACTGTCTTCCACCTGAATAAACTCTTCTAACAAGTATATGAACCCAAATTATTCATTCATCCAAATGAAACACTGCCTTTACCTTTGTTGGCCTCTTGTTGAATAAAAGCAGGCAGATGGATTCTCAATCTTTCCATTACTGAAAATGTAGCATCGCAGGTCAACAACTTCTAAATGGACACGTCTTTTCATCCCGGGCTCTTAGTCATtatctcattttttttttcatccctgTTATTTGATTTCACCCACACTGAGATGGACTCGAGGTCGTTAGCCCcacagaggaggacacagggaCACTTTGTCTTTTACAACGCGAGTGCTGGTTGACAGCTCTCTCACAACTGTGCGGAAAATACTGAGACCAAACAAACCTGCGCTGATTCTTTAGGGTGGCATCTGGTATGCTCTTAATGAAACTGACAATGAGGCCTGGTTACCGGCAGAGTCGTAATAATCAAGGCCTTAGACTAAAAAAGATATCACCTGTCATGTGGGATACTTTTGTTGACGAGAGAATTTTTGTTAACtgtttaatgtgatttttaacCAGCTACAAATTGTCTGAAGGGACATctacatgaaaatataaacccAAACATTTACCTGCTTAGTTTAAGTGTGATTAAACACTTTCACTTCATCTACACATGTATGTTTCCTTTCCTAGTCTTCTCTGCGttctctcctgtctctgttACACTGATTGAAATAACGTAGATTTGTGGAAATACACGTTAAATCACACTGTGGTTTTCATCTTTCCACATTTGTCTCTTTGTACAACATTAACCTGTCTGGTGTGTTgtgctgtctgtctttgtctttgtgtgtgtgtgttgtcactgtAGCTGGCTGGGGCAGCCTTGACAGCCTGCTTTATTTATCTGCTCTataaggaagaggaggacgactTCGGTACTTTGTGATTTAGCTCTAGAGCGTCTTTGTGCTTTAATCAACGGGAGCGACCAGGTTGGAGGGCATTGTGGGAATTTGTCACGTGTCTGCATGTTTTGTTCCTCTCTGAAATCTCGTCGGCTACGTGGACATTTTGACTTTCCTCCATGATCTTTGCTGAGCGTGAAGCATGCGGCCGCCTGGCTTTGGCTGTGTGTCGCTGCATGTTGAACTGAACTGCGTCTGCTCTGTGATGTGTGTCATGTTCTTTATATTCATAAAGAATATATGCTTCATTCTACACATATAAAGTACCTGTGCTGACAGGAAAAGGGAAATTGTGGTGACATGTCTTTTTACAGTATAAACCAacgtttttctgtttattattatttattataataatactcTGTTATCTATGTAGCATTTCATAGCATAGAATGCAGTTAAAAGGAGTTACAGGAGTGACCCAGCCTATATGAATGTTCTTATAAATTGCAGAATACGCCACACTTtgaggatttttcttttgtagttGAAAATCTCCTAGTAAATTATCATGAAGATAAATTGCTGTTGTTGCTATAGTTACCTGGAATCTAAAATAGAAGACCACTGCTCGACTCTCATGAACGTTGAGTTTCTAGAAGAGAAATTCAAATTTTTGGCTTAAAACTGGGTTTTTCCATCATAACAAATTTCTCAAATCACCCCTGTCTCGTTAAATTAGGCTTCAAGAAAACAATGAGCCAAAACGTCGgtcttctcctctgcctctaCTGTAAATATCCTACATTAGTGGGGAAGCAGAAACTTGCCTGAAGAGAGTTTGCGGTGATGAAGCTCGATGACTCTTCCTCTCAGGGCTTTTAGAGACTCAGAGATTGAATCTGGGCACCTGACTGTTTCTCCATCAACCCGGCAGACCCAGGGGCTCCGGTCAATAACTGCTCCTGCTGATCtttctttattcctttttgTATATTAGTGAATAGTACAGTGCGTCTGTAAACCGCATCTGTACATTGAGTCGAATACCAtttaagttttttcttttgaaaacttTTTTGAATCCACTTTTTGAAATTGCAAAATTATTAAATCAGACAAAATTTTGGGATAAACTTCTTTTTTATCAATAAGAATGTTACTTCTGAATTAACAAATCCTAATAGCAATATgacaaaggttcaatatataataatagctttatttatgtagcacttttcaaacGGGATGCCACATGCATAGTCTTAAAAAAGAATCCGTCTTTAAAcctaaaagaaataataacagtgattatatttgattttcacATGAATCTGCTTTTTGACAGCCCCTCTCCAAGGTGCTTTGTTTCGTATCTGCTTGCACAAGCATGTGCACACGCACGTGTGCTGCAACAATGGCTGCCTGACTCCCGACATCCCCATAGCAACCAGCCTCATCCTCTCCAGCAGTCCCTAACCCCATCACCTTTAACCCCCTCTCTATCACCTCGGGCTGCTTCCTGCAGTCCACCATGGCGACTCCTgagctaacacttcctgttttcagatCTGCGGGATGGTGTTCACCTGCTGCTTGTACAGGAGGATCAAGATGGAGCCTTACTGAGCCCACCATTCCTCCCCCCCCAACAAACGGACGGACCTATCACCCGCTGAAACCCAAACTTCAGCCTCTGTGTTCTGAACTCTGACCTTTTGCCATCCAAGACAAATGCACAGACATGTTTCAGGTCACATCCAGAGCTTCAGTCCCTGTGTTGCACTTCAGTTGCAACGCACTCCAATCCAGGCTTATGCATTTCTTATCCGGGCTTCCTGCGGAGTCATTGCCTTGGCTGAGCCGCATGCTTTGGTGTGAGCAGGACTCAAGACGGGGAAATCTGCTGTCAAGTTACTTTCTACTCCCCTCGTAGTGATGGGGATAgatttatcatgtttttttcactgATGTAATGGTCTTTTCTGCAGACTCCAGTGCTTCAGTAAGTGGAGTGAGAGGAGCACTGTGTACGAGCCTGTAAAAGATGGAAGGAAAGTTATGGTTGTAACGCAATGTGCCTCGATCACAGCTTTATGTATTGATTCTGTACCTGAAATATTTAAAGCAATGAAGTGATTTAACAAATGACGTATAGTTCActgtcttttatatttgtagttATGTCTATATAACTGATAATGGCAGTAAATATTAAACTGTATCATTGTTTATAAAACTGAGCAATTCAGGTAGTTAAATGTATGGAAGACAATCCCACtcaaatatttagaaaagtgAAAGTCATCTCGGCTACTCTATCCCTGAAGTAATGACTCCACCTAGTGGTCGTCAAGGGTCATATACTGAATGTGTGCGACTAAATATCCCACTTACTTCTGATGCCATATTATGAAATATATAGGGACAGTAAAGCAGATATTTATGTTCATGTGTGATACTAGAAAACTGTTGCATTACAGatcattttaagatttttttgcCACAGAAAGTaactatttgttttcattgtctaatctctctctccacaccttTTTGCCAAAACTATTACctcggggaaaaaaacacatttagccTTGTTGACAATGTATTTTAGAGGTGGAGGTCACGTGGAATGTAAAGAATAGTAATGTGTACCGTCAAGATATAGATGTTTTGGTTTCAGAGATCAAAAAGTGAAATATCAGTTTGAATTTTTATATTATCTTCCGTTTAAATCCCTTGAAAGAATAGGTCACAGTTGCAGTGACTGTATTTTCCTATGATTGGTGCTAATGTAGATGGTTGATGACGATATAACAGTGGCATGTGCTCCAACTACTGATTGTGCTACTCAAACTATTGACATGAACat
The sequence above is a segment of the Hippoglossus stenolepis isolate QCI-W04-F060 chromosome 22, HSTE1.2, whole genome shotgun sequence genome. Coding sequences within it:
- the tspan11 gene encoding tetraspanin-11 isoform X1, which produces MSVVYKDDQEDWLTVCLKYLLFVFNFLFWVGGAAVLGVGVWTLVEKSDYLSLLASSTFAVSAYILILAGSLVVVTGFLGCCAVVREQRSCLSTYFFCLLFIFLIELVAGVLAYVYYQRLSEELKQHLNQTMSENYAQPGREAVTLAVDRLQQDFKCCGSNNSHDWMASAYISSRLAEGRVVPDSCCKTITPLCGQRDHPSNIYKVEGGCITKLEQFLADHLLVIGAVGIGVACLQLAGAALTACFIYLLYKEEEDDFGTL
- the tspan11 gene encoding tetraspanin-11 isoform X2 codes for the protein MSVVYKDDQEDWLTVCLKYLLFVFNFLFWVGGAAVLGVGVWTLVEKSDYLSLLASSTFAVSAYILILAGSLVVVTGFLGCCAVVREQRSCLSTYFFCLLFIFLIELVAGVLAYVYYQRLSEELKQHLNQTMSENYAQPGREAVTLAVDRLQQDFKCCGSNNSHDWMASAYISSRLAEGRVVPDSCCKTITPLCGQRDHPSNIYKVEGGCITKLEQFLADHLLVIGAVGIGVACLQICGMVFTCCLYRRIKMEPY